A region of Cystobacter fuscus DSM 2262 DNA encodes the following proteins:
- a CDS encoding type I restriction endonuclease produces MGFNEDLRQLSEQVKKRQAFIKGEEATKQALILPFLQALGYDIYDPTETQPEYVADFAKKRGGVLEKVDYALHLRGRPALFIECKAADVAPEDHDGQLARYFNATPTVRIAIVTNGIRYRFFTDLQAPNVMDASPFMEFNILSFTDRDVELLRPFTKEFFNSESIQGHAEEIIFVGKVTTLINELLRNPSESFVRFLLAEVELVSGRVTKNVVERFVPIVKKSIQTTLLDMMTKSIQQEIAQPNVQPAPVVPPPAPPSIAESLQAAAAGTEPSAGAQIDTTEFELEIFRSVQRICAESAVKQTVAYKDSASYFGINLGKVTSWFLRVFSNGKKKSLVTRVPMEQALLLAKGFEVEATPDSLGKSRVYFNAASDIEKLRALVLVAYEDEVKRQSAPIVEGVELPPEIVAN; encoded by the coding sequence ATGGGCTTCAATGAAGATTTGCGGCAGCTTTCGGAGCAGGTGAAGAAGCGGCAGGCGTTCATCAAGGGAGAAGAGGCCACGAAACAGGCGCTCATCCTGCCGTTCCTTCAAGCACTCGGTTACGACATCTACGATCCCACGGAGACTCAGCCAGAGTACGTGGCGGACTTCGCCAAGAAGCGCGGTGGAGTGCTCGAGAAAGTCGATTACGCGCTCCATCTCCGAGGCCGCCCCGCTCTCTTCATCGAGTGCAAGGCCGCGGACGTGGCGCCCGAGGATCACGATGGACAGCTCGCGCGCTACTTCAATGCCACTCCCACGGTGCGCATCGCCATCGTGACGAACGGTATTCGCTATCGGTTCTTCACGGACCTGCAAGCGCCGAACGTGATGGATGCGTCTCCCTTCATGGAGTTCAACATCCTCTCGTTCACCGACAGGGACGTCGAGTTGCTGCGCCCCTTCACGAAGGAGTTCTTCAACTCCGAGTCCATCCAGGGACACGCGGAGGAGATCATCTTCGTCGGCAAGGTGACGACCCTCATCAACGAGTTGTTGCGGAATCCGTCGGAGAGCTTCGTCCGTTTCCTGCTTGCTGAAGTCGAACTCGTTTCGGGACGCGTGACGAAGAACGTCGTGGAGCGCTTCGTCCCCATCGTCAAGAAGTCCATCCAGACAACCTTGCTCGACATGATGACAAAGTCGATCCAGCAGGAGATTGCTCAGCCCAACGTCCAGCCGGCGCCCGTGGTCCCCCCACCTGCTCCGCCTTCTATCGCTGAGTCGCTCCAGGCGGCCGCGGCTGGCACTGAGCCTTCCGCCGGCGCACAGATCGACACCACCGAGTTCGAGCTGGAAATTTTCCGGAGTGTCCAGCGCATCTGCGCGGAGTCGGCCGTCAAGCAGACCGTTGCCTACAAGGATTCCGCGAGCTACTTCGGAATCAACCTGGGCAAGGTGACGTCCTGGTTTTTGCGCGTCTTCTCCAACGGCAAGAAGAAGTCCCTGGTGACCCGAGTCCCCATGGAGCAGGCCCTGTTGTTGGCGAAGGGTTTCGAGGTCGAGGCGACGCCTGACAGCCTGGGCAAGAGCCGCGTGTACTTCAACGCCGCGAGCGACATCGAGAAGCTGCGAGCGCTTGTCCTCGTCGCGTACGAGGATGAAGTGAAGCGGCAGAGCGCACCGATCGTCGAGGGCGTCGAATTGCCTCCCGAGATCGTGGCGAACTGA
- a CDS encoding sensor histidine kinase, translating to MDLRAQAERAGATLEDVLSLLEATQLLARVREFREVAQRTCAMAKRLSAADGATFVLSEGENVYYAEEESPSCLWRGRRFPASECISGWAIHHHQPVAIRDIYADSRIPHAAYRPTFVRSLAILPLGHEAPVGSLGVYWANEHAATEREMFLLDVLAEAASAALAHSECWQQVVRLQSREAPPSETPGSGEDPMLTRLMPILAHDLKNPLGAISLAAQSLLRRDGLAERDHTNVRRILSSVSRARYLVDEVLEYTRLRQMGGLRLDIVSTRMDELARTVVDETRSAFPQRRIEIITEPASGMWDPHRLAEALTNLVGNAVQYGHPDTPVSLRVGTRHTESYIEVHNDGPPIPEELLPFIFEPFRRGRGDGRNSVGLGLFIVDQIIRAHGGNIQVCSQSGLGTTFTLHLPRQQMQPISACAGSA from the coding sequence ATGGATTTGAGAGCACAAGCCGAGCGGGCGGGCGCCACGCTGGAGGACGTGCTCTCCCTCCTCGAAGCGACCCAACTGCTCGCCAGGGTCCGGGAGTTTCGTGAAGTCGCCCAGCGCACGTGCGCGATGGCGAAGCGGCTCTCGGCCGCCGACGGCGCGACCTTCGTGCTGAGCGAGGGCGAGAACGTCTATTACGCCGAGGAGGAGTCTCCCTCCTGCCTCTGGCGGGGACGGCGCTTTCCGGCCTCGGAGTGCATCTCCGGATGGGCGATCCACCACCATCAGCCCGTGGCGATCCGGGACATCTACGCCGACTCCCGCATTCCCCACGCGGCCTACCGTCCCACCTTCGTCAGGAGCCTCGCCATCCTGCCCCTGGGCCACGAAGCGCCCGTCGGCTCGCTGGGCGTCTATTGGGCGAACGAGCACGCGGCGACCGAGCGGGAGATGTTCCTGCTGGACGTGCTGGCCGAAGCCGCTTCCGCCGCCCTCGCCCACTCCGAGTGCTGGCAACAGGTGGTGCGACTCCAGTCCCGAGAGGCCCCTCCGTCGGAGACGCCCGGTAGCGGCGAGGACCCCATGCTCACGCGGCTCATGCCCATTCTCGCGCATGACCTGAAGAACCCACTGGGGGCCATCTCCCTGGCGGCCCAGTCACTCCTGCGGCGAGACGGACTCGCGGAGCGGGACCACACCAACGTGCGGCGAATCCTCTCCAGCGTGTCACGCGCTCGCTACCTGGTGGACGAGGTGCTCGAGTACACCCGCCTCCGGCAGATGGGAGGACTGCGGTTGGACATTGTCTCCACGAGGATGGATGAACTCGCCCGCACGGTGGTCGATGAAACGAGGAGCGCCTTTCCCCAGCGGCGGATCGAGATCATCACCGAGCCGGCGAGCGGCATGTGGGACCCGCACCGGCTGGCGGAGGCGCTGACCAACCTCGTCGGCAACGCGGTCCAGTATGGCCACCCGGACACGCCCGTCTCGCTCCGGGTCGGGACACGGCATACCGAGTCTTACATCGAGGTCCACAACGACGGCCCGCCCATTCCCGAGGAACTGCTCCCCTTCATCTTCGAGCCGTTCCGCCGGGGACGCGGCGATGGACGCAACTCGGTGGGGCTGGGGCTCTTCATCGTGGACCAGATCATCCGGGCGCACGGCGGGAACATCCAGGTCTGCTCCCAGTCCGGCCTGGGCACCACCTTCACGCTCCATCTTCCCAGGCAGCAGATGCAGCCCATCTCCGCTTGCGCCGGTTCCGCTTGA